CCATTCGCGTATACTCTGATATTATTTATTGACATTTTCTTTGAAAAATGCTGTGGCAGAGTATATCCGATCTGGAGATTTTTAAGTCTCATGTATGAGGCATCTTTCAGCCAGAATGAAGAGTATTGCGTATTATTGGTTCCGTTAAAATATAATCTGGGAAAGCTGGCTTCAGTATTCTCTGGTGTCCAGTAATCCTTGTGCATTTCCAATGCGGTTCCTCCTACATAGAATGGCTGGATGGCCTGACCGCCGAGATAGCCTTTGAGTTTTCCAATACCCTGGATAAGAAAGCTGAGGTCAAAACCTTTGTATTCACCGTAAAAATTCAATCCGTAGGTAAAACGTGGTATAGAACTTCCGATGACTACCTTATCTGCATCATTGATGATGCCGTCTCCCGAATCAGGAATACCATCTCCATCAGTATCTACGGTGAGTTGATCTTTATATTTTATATCTCCTCTGCCAAATCCGGCAAATTGAGTCGCGTGTTTATATTTGCCTTCAGTATCATAATCAGAGTCCTGGATATAACCATCAGCCTCAAACCCGTAAAAAGATCTAAATGGATGGCCTTCTCTGTTAGCAATAAGCGAGGTTTGATCCTGTCCCTTTAAATCGAGAATTTTATTTTGCACGTCTGAAAGGTTGAAACTCATTTTGTAATTAAATGGGCCTGCATTATCCCGATACGTTACAGAGACATCCCATCCTTTGTTTTCCATTACGCCTGCATTTTGGTAAGGTGCACCGAATCCAATCGTAGGGGGAATATCGAGCCTGAGAAGGATATCATGGGTTTTCCTGTAATAATAGTCAGCAACTACATCCAATTTATTCCCAAAGCCAAGGTCCACTCCTACACCTGTCATTCTGGTTGTCTCCCAAATTAATTCTTCATTTACAAGGGTAGAGATTCCTGCGCCGTCAATCACTGTATTATTGCTTACATAGGGAAAATCCATGGAGATCGTCTGATAAGAAGGATAATACCCTCCTACGTTTTGATTGCCAAGTTCGCCCCACGATGCTCTCACCTTAAAGTTACTGATGGTTTGAACGAGAGTTTGCCAAAAATCCTCTTCTGAGACCCTCCATCCTGCAGAAAATGAAGGGAAGAACCCCCATCGGTTTGCTTTTGCAAAGCGGGAAGTACCATCATATCGCATATTAGCTTCCAACAAGTATTTGCCTGCGTAATCGTAGTTCAGGCGTCCGAAGTAAGAGCGAAGTGCAATTTCGCTTTCAGATCCGTTTGCTTTCTGAATTTCTTCACTTCCGGCATTCAATACAGTATATTGAGGAAACTGAAATCCTTCCCTATAACCGGAATGCCATTTGACTCTGGTACTCTCCTGTTGATAACCCAATAAAAGCTTGAAATTGTTTTGGTGAAAACTTTTCGATGCTGTTCCGGTTGCAGTAAGAAGATGAGTCAGCCCCATATCGGTTTTTTCTGTCAGTTCGGAGTTGGTTGGTTGAGTAAATGCCTGTGAGCCGTCAGAGTAAAAAGTAGTTATGGCTTTGTTGAATGCAGATGTAAATAATGCATAGTAATTAGGATTGTAATTACCTTGGAATACCAACCAGTCTGCAGGCTTATAGGTGAGTCCCAGATTTAGTGTCGCAGATGGATTCTCAGTATGCTTTAATCCTCCATCTATTGCCATTGCCCTGGCATTTAATCCGTTATATGCGTATCCCCAGTCCCCGTTTGAAAATTGCATTGGAAAAATTGCCGGGGTGCGGAATGAATAATGGACGATGGATCCTACACCCTGATTGGGCTCTTTTCGTTTACCCATGGCAAGATGTGCGTCGATTTGTGTTGCTATCTTACGTGATACATCCATATCCATATTCACGCGTAATGTATATCGGTTATATTTTGTATTGGGTATAATCCCATTTTGATCATAATACCCGATATTGACAATTGTCCTTATGCGATTGGATCCTCCACTGAGGGTCAGAAAATGATTGTGAGAAAATCCTGATTCCGTTAAAACCTCATTAAACCAATCCACATTGGGATAGGCATCCGGATCAATGTGCATATTATTCTTGTAGTTTTGGATGTATGCATCATCGAATGTGGGGTTGGTGCCGGCATTTTTCTGTGCAATTGAAAGCATTTCCATATGATCGATCGCATTTACTTTCTTTGGCAAAGTTGTGGGCTGCTGAAATCCCATATATCCATTATAAGTAACAATAAATTTGTCTGCCTGTGCCCTTTTAGTGGTGATGAGAATTACACCGTTTGCAGCCCTTGTCCCATAAATGGCGGCCGATGCTGCGTCCTTCAGTACTGAGATAGATTCAATCATTGCTGGATCAATGTTGTTAATACCCATTTCTACCCCGTCTACCAATATCAGCGGATTGTTTTCTCCCAACGTCGTAATCCCCCGGATCCTGAGAGTTCCTCCATCGGCCCCCGGTTGTCCTGAAGATTGTGTGACGGTTAGTCCCGGTACAATTCCTTGTAAGGCCATTGATGTTTGGCCGACCTTACGTTTAGATATTTCCTGTAGGTCCACACTCACCACAGAACCGGTGAGGTTCGCTTTCTTTTGTGTTCCATAACCAACCACTACCACTTCTTCCAATCCTTTCAGATCCTCTTGCAGTGTTACGTCAATTTTATTCTTTCCTGAGGTATTTATATTCACCGATAAATAACCGATATATGATATTTGCAGCGAAGAATTTTCATCAACCTCTAAGGTGAAATTTCCGTCAATATCCGTGACTGTACCATTGGTTGTACCCTTCTCCATGATATTGGCTCCTATTACCGGCTCACCGTTCTCATCCGTCACTTTTCCTGAGACCTGCCTCTTCTGCTGCTGGATCTCTTTCGTGAAATTTTCTTGTTTCGGCGCTTTTGAAATATAAACCTGCCTGTCGGATACTTTGTAAATGTTATCGGTTCCGGCAAACAATTTATCCAGCACCTCACTAATGGTTTCTTCCTTCACATTGATTGATACTACCCGTTCCGGATCCAACGTGTCCCTATTGTACAGGAATATATATTCACTGTGTTTCTCTATCTCTGTAAAAACTTCCCGAACAGTTCTGTTCTTTAGCTTCAGACTGAGGGTTGTAGCCTGTGAATAGCTATTGCCGGCGTAACTGATACTTATTCCTATGGCAAGGAACAGTGTGATTAACTTCATAATTCTAAAAGTTTTCCGAGTATTAGCGTCTTTTATGAGAATACTAACTTTTTTTGTCATATATTTGTCATGATTTTAAAGGGTTGAACTTTTTGTTTGCTTACTTTTTGAAATCCCGGATCGGATGGTGTTTGGCGATGTCGTCCGATCCTTTTTTACTGTTATCCTGTATCTTTCATTGTTAAATATTTTTTAAGTTTGTACTAAATAGATTATAAAAACCAAATTATTATACACCGATTGCCTAACAAGGGTACTCTATTTGATTCTTACCTTATATATTCCATTTTCATGCTCAATTTCTATCGGGAAAGAGAAGGTTAGGCCGTTAAGCACTTCCCCCAGGTCATTCTTCAAATCAACTTTCCCTGAACACCGCTGATTGACAATATTTTCATCGTAAATGATCTCTTCTCCATAGTAACGGGATAGCTTGGTCATCAAGATATCAAGCCTCTCGTCTTCAGCGTAAAGAATTCCATGGATCCATGAAATGTATTTCTCCACTTCAATTTTTGTTACCGATGTTTGTCCGTCTTTATATTGATACATCAGTGAAGGTGTCAGCTCCGTCTTTGACCTGTTTTTGCCGGATGCTATCTGTACCGCTCCCGTAGCGAGTACAACCTGTGTCTCATGGTCTTCTTCATAGGCCATCACATTGAATTTTGTACCCAACACCCTGATTTCTATATCATTTGTTTTTACTATAAATGGTCTATCGGGATCAGTTGCCACATCGAGAAACGCTTCTCCGTTTACGTATATTTCGCGTATATTTCCTGTGAACCGGTTAGGGTAAACGACTTTTGAGCCGGAATTTACATGTAATGTTGTCCCGTCGGATAAAGTTAACCGTGATCTTTTTCCTTTGGGAATAATGAGTTGGTTATACTCCGGCGTGTTCACTTCTGCTACTGATTTTCCCGTTATCTGGATGCTGTCGGGATTGTAAGAAATCGAAGGTTCTTTTTCTTCTATCCTGATTATCTTTTCGGAGGAAACAAAAAGTTGAATGTCCTCCGAAGATGAGTCTGCTGAAAGCGGATTGGCTTCCACGAATTCCAACAATCCGGATTCCTGTTTCTCAGAATGTTGATAGATTTGGGTAACGGCAAACAAGAGCAGGAACGAAGCCGCAGCAAAAGAAAGCCATGTATATAGTTTCCGCCGTCTTTTGTGCTGATGTATGCGTTGATAAAAAACGTTGTGATGAGTTTCTATTGCCTCGGGTGCAAGGGAATAATGATTCAGCCGGATTTGGGTACTGTATAAAGAGATGGCTTTCTCTATTGAAGAATTTAGTTCCGGATTTTTTTCCATCACATTTTTCCAATAGGCATTATCATCCTCTTCTTTGAAGAAATTCCACCTTAGGAAGTCTTCATCTTTAAGAAAGTCGATAGCCCTGTATCCCTGATATTTATTCTTCCGCATTTATTATTCGTCCTATAGCCTGTTTCATTAGATACGAACATCTCTCTTTTTTGTGAGCATTTTTTATAAGAAAATCGCTTCATTAGTGGGCACTTAAATAAAAAAATAGTTCTTTGAAATCTTTTGTAGATCGCAGTTTTGAGAAATTTTAGTTGTGTGACGATTTGAAATGCGATGATTATATTTTACTTTGCCCAAAAGTAAAAATCATGAATCAAGGCAAATATATTTTCGCACAGCTTACAGAATTTCTACCACGTAGGGTGTTTGACCATATCGTATCCAGGCACGATGGAAACAAGAAAGTCCGAAGTTTCACCTGCTGGAACCAGATGCTATGCATGATCTTTGGACAATTGACAGCCCGTGACAGTATGCGGGACTTGATGTTGAGCTTGGAAGCCCATCAATCCAAATATTACCATTTGGGACTGGGGGCAAGCGTAACCCGGACAAATCTGGGCAAAGCCAATCGTAACCGTAGCTATAAAATCTTTGAGGATTTTGCCTATGTGATGATGGACAAGGCCCGTCAAAGTCATTACAGGGAGGACTTTGAAGTCAAGGTGGACGGGAACGTCTATGCCTTTGACTCCTCCACCATCGACCTGTGCCTGAGTGTCTTCTGGTGGGCGGAGTTCCGCAAGCACAAGGGAGGCATCAAGTTGCATACATTGTATGACCTGAAGACTTCCATTCCGACTTTCGTGTTGATCACCAGCGCAAAGGTCAATGATATGAACGCGATGGATTATCTTCATTATGAATCCGGGAGCTTTTATATCTTCGACCGCGGATACGTGGACTTTGACAGGTTGTACCGGGTGAATGAATCCGAAGCCTGGTTTGTCACGCGGGCCAAGAAGAACTTCAAGTTCCGCAGGATGTATTCCCGGGAAGTTGACAAGTCGACGGGCGTGCAATGCGACCAGATCGGGAAACTGGAGGGATTCTACCAGCAAAAGGACTATCCCGGCAAACTGCGCAGAATCAAGTATCACGACGTGGAACTGGGCAGGACTTCGTTTTTATAACCAATAACATGGACTTGACGGCCGTCGAGATAGCGCTACTGTATAAAAAACGCTGGATGGTTGAGTTGTTCTTCAAATGGATAAAACAACACCTGAAAGTAAAAAGCTTCTGGGGAACGACCATCAACGCCGTTAAAATCCAATTATATTGTGCTATCATCGCTTACTGTCTGGTAGCCTCGATTGGTTACGAATTGAAAGTTGAGCGTCCAATCTACGAAATTCTGCAAATACTCAGCATCTCCCTACTGGACAAAACTCCTATAAGAGAGATACTTACGAATTGCGATTACAAAAATGTCAAAGAGCTCGATTATAAACAATTAAAAATCAACTGGATCTAAGTGTCCAGTAGTGAAATCGCTTATTTAAAAGATAATTTAAAATCCTTTGAATAACAATATGATAAATATGATTGAAGGTAAAGTGGCATTTTCTTTTCTGATTTTATTGATTGCCTGGGATACGAGTTTCCGGATCGAAGTCTCATTCCTCCCCATCATTTCGGAGATTTGGGCATATTCCAGTTCCTGAATATATCGTAAGTACACAGCTTCTTTCTGCAGAGGAGAGAGGCTGTTCAATAATTTCTCTATTTTCTGTTGTATCACCACCCGGTCTTCATCCTCAATAATTTCATCAAGAATAGTAGTCTTGATGGAAAAATTAAAAGCATCATGCTGAATATCCGTTGTATTGGAGAAAGGTTTGTATCTGAAAAAATCATATAACTTATTTTTCAGGGATTTCAGAAGAAAAAACTTAAAATGCGCTACAGAGTTAAATCGTGGTTTGTTAAAAAAAATTTTCAGAAATACATCCTGTATGGCGTCCATTACATAATCGTCTTCTACACCCAGACTCTTGCCATAGGCATACATGTCGTTGATAAAGAATTTGTAAAAGAAAGAAAATGCTTCTTCATCTCCCTTTTGTAGTTTTACGAAAATATTTGATACTTCTTCGGATGCCACATTCATAAATAGTATATCCTCTATAGAAATTGATAAAAACGATACAAGAGCAGGGTTATATCCAAATTACAGAAATATAGGGAAGTAATCTGTTCATTTCATTAAATCAGAGTGCCTTATAGTTATCTGTGGCTCTCCGGTTTGAACCGTCGACCCTCAATCTGTGCCCCAAATATAGATAATTTTTTATATAACCAAAAATTTTAAAAAAAGAGGCCCCCTCGATCGAGAAGGCCTCTTTTGTATCGGTTAACGTGATATCAGCATTAAGGTAAAAAAGATTGTTTTAGGTTATCGATACAAAGATAGAGCGCTATTTTGAATCTGCAAAATAAAAAAATATGTTATAAGACATATTTCTGTAACATATTTTTAAGCGCTGTCATCTGTCTCCCATAGAGAACATATATGTAAATAATTGTTATCCTATTCGTTATATATTGTTCTCTGGTCGCTTGTATCATTGAGTAGATGTTTAATTTTCTTTAATGCAAAAGATCAAGAATAAAAAAAGAGGATAAAAAACAATTGTTCCATCCTCTTTTCGTCCTTTTTTGAGAAAATTATTTTCTGATCCCCAGTTCCTTGATAATGGAACGATATCTTTCGATATCTGTGTCGATCAGATAATCGAGTAAACGACGACGTTTACCGACTAAAATTTTCAATGCTCTTTCTGTGCTATAATCTTTTTTGTTTGACTTGAGATGCTCAGTCAAATGCGAAATACGGTAGGAAAACAATGCTATCTGCGCTTCTGATGAGCCAGTATCAGTGTTGGACTTCCCGTATTTGGCGAAGATTTCCTTCTTTTTAGCAGAATCTAAATACATACTGATTTGTAGATAATATAATTATATAAAACTTTTGGGTTGCAAAGGTACACCTAAATTTCCTAATTCCAAACAGTTTTGTAATTTTCTTTATTTTTCCATTCCAAGGTTCGTTGTGTCTTAATTAATCCACTAGACCACTTAGCTACCCAGGCACTTTCCACATTAATCCGCTCTCCTCCGTAATTTTCCACTCAATCGTTTCACGGCATCCATTATTTCCTGATTCGGTTCAATTACGTTATATTCTCCCCAGAAATCCGGATCGAGGAAGTGTTCTACCTTTTCTGCAATCACATCAGTGGACCTGATCCTCTCGTTACGAGGAAATTTCACTACATTGTTGTCATATCTGTCGGTAATAGCCATTTCCGAGCTAATTGTATAAGTGGTGGCAAACAGGCCGAAGAATCGGTTTGTCCATCTCACACGGAATGAAACTTCGGTACTACTATAATTAAAGAACCATTTTCCGTCACTCTCGGTAAAATCCACTACATACTGCGCCTTGTTTACGTCCACCCTCATCTTGGATGGTTTTCGTCTGATAAAGATATTGGCTGCATCTTTTCGGTCTTCCACATTCATATTGAATTCCATACGGGCAAAAGCCAAAGATGCCGCATCCAAATAAATATTTCCCCTGAACAGGATCTCTTTTATTCCCGGATGAGGGGCAAATGAAATGACATAGTGCGGTTTGTCGTTAATATTAATGAGTCCTTCGATATGAAATTGATATTCCGATGCATCTGTCCCGAAAACGATTTCCGGATTTTTGGCAATGTCCAACATCAGTGCGTCGCTAATACCTCCCTGAAACTTTAAGAGCACAGTGTCCCGGGGGGAAATATCAGTAGCCTTACGTCCAATATATATCTTGGCCTGATCATTACTATATGAACTATAGGTAGCTTTATATATATCCAATACCGTCTCTACCAGCGAGATATAATTCGATCCCTTCTTAACTGACTCACGATAGAAGGCAACCATCATATGAGGATTATCGGGATAATTCTGCGGAATGCGTTGCAATGCCTCTTTTATTAACTCTTTACCGTCGCCCGATACCACGACGACCTCACTCAATTCAATGGGAGAAGGCTTTAAAGTGATATGGTTGTTTGGATTATCGATCAGTGTAATTATCGGGATATTCCGGTTTTCATATCCCAAATATCGGATAAGCAGTTGTGAATTTTTTGTAGAGGCCGGGACACGAATGGAAAAATATCCATCCTGATTGGTAACGCTTGATACATTCACCTGTTGAACCGAAACACTTGCATTGACCAGTGGCTCGTTGGTATCTCCCCCAAGCACCCTGCCTCTAATCAGATAGGTGGAATCCGGCTGTGCTGCATTCCCGGAGAGCAGACTCGAAGTTGATAAGAGGCAGAAAAATAGAATCAGACGGAATAAATTGTTCATACCAAAATAATTAAGAGTGTGATACAGGTCGTAACTTGATGTTTAACAGTCGATTTATTAAATATACAAAGAAAACAAATTAGGAGGGATTTTTTGGATGTATAACGTTTTTTAACCTTGCGGATTGCTCTATCGGGAGCTGCGTTGGAAGATTTGGAAATGTTGCGCTAGAGAGGGGAGAGGTATTTGTGGAAATGGTTGATGATTCCGGGAAAAATCTTGTAAATTTGTATCGAAATAATCCTAAAGAAGAGGTAAATGGTTTATAGATATGATTTTCTGGTGATCGGCTCGGGTATTGCCGGAATGAGTTATGCACTGAAGGTGGCAAAACATGGAAGAGTAGCTATTGCGGCAAAGAATTCCCTTGAAGATGCCAATACATATTATGCCCAAGGGGGAATTGCCTCCGTAACCAATCCGTGGGATAATTTCGAGAAGCATATAGCCGATACGTTGGATGCCGGAGCAGGTCTTTGCGACGTGGAGGTGGTGGAAAAGGTGGTGCGTGAAGCCCCCGATCAAATCAGGGAACTGATAAGGTGGGGAGTCGATTTTGATAAAGATGACAAAGGTAATTTTGATCTCCATCGGGAAGGGGGACATTCTGAATTTCGTATTTTACATCATAAGGATAATACCGGGGCAGAAATACAGGACAGCCTGATCGAGACCATCCGGAAGCATCCGAATATCGACGTGTTCGATCACCATTTTGCCATAGAGGCACTTACGCAGCATCATTTGGGACAGGTTGTTACAAGACACACCTCTGGTATTGAATGTTATGGGGCTTACATCCTCAATCAGGAAACTAACGAGATTGATACATTTCTTGCCCGGGTTACCATGATGGCTACAGGTGGAATCGGTTGTATTTATCAGACCACCACTAACCCGCTGGTCGCCACAGGCGATGGCATTGCGATGGTAGCACGTGCCAAAGGCGAGATCAAGGGGATGGAGTTTGTGCAATTTCATCCTACTGCATTGTATCATCCCGGTGCCCGCCCTTCATTTCTTATTACTGAAGCGATACGTGGTTACGGAGGTGTATTGAAGACGCTTGATGGTGAGGAGTTTATGCGTAAATATGATAAACGCGGATCACTTGCTCCCCGCGATATAGTTGCCCGCGCTATCGATACCGAGATGAAAGAGAAAGGTTTTGAGCACCTTTTTCTGGATGTAACCCATAAAGAGCCTGAAGAGACCCGGAAACATTTTCCTACCATTTATGAAAAATGTCTTTCCTACGGGATTGACATTACTAAAGATATGATCCCTGTGGCTCCTGCGGCTCACTATTTGTGTGGAGGGATTAAAGTGAATATGGATGGGGAGACGAGTATCAGTCGCCTTTATGCTAACGGAGAGTGTGCCTGTACAGGACTTCATGGGGCTAACCGGCTGGCATCTAATTCCCTGATTGAAGCGGTAGTTTTCGCCGATGCTGCGGCAAAACATTCTATTCCGCTCTTCAGGCAGTACCCGTTCCGCGAAGATATTCCCTCCTGGAATGCCGAAGGGGTGACCTCTCCCGAGGAGATGGTGTTGATTACGCAGAGTTACAGGGAAGTAGGACAGATCATGTCGTCTTATGTAGGCATTGTTCGTTCAGATTTGCGTTTGCAAAGAGCGCTTAGCCGGTTGAATATCTTGTTCCGGGAAACTGAGGATCTCTTCCAGCGTTCTGTGGTATCGCGTGATATTTGTGAATTGAGGAATATCATCAAGGTGGGATATATGGTTATTAAGCAGGCTATGGCACGAAAAGAGAGCAGAGGATTACATTATACCGTTGATTATCCCGGCCAGAATCCCGATTCGGTACTTTAAGATTCAAAATTCAAAATTCAAGATTCAAGATTTAAGATTCAAGATTCAAACTTCTCAACTTCTTGACTTCTTAGTTCTCAGTTCTACAATTATTGAAAGAATGAAGACAATTAATATAAACGGTCAACTGCTTGATTTTTCCACACCCCGTGTGATGGGTATTGTGAATGTCACTCCCGATTCCTTCTTTTCAGGTAGCAGGACAGAAGCTGCCAACGAGATTATAAAGAGGTGTGCCCAAATACTCAGGGAAGGAGGGACGATGATTGACGTAGGTGCCCAATCCACTTCACCTGCATCCCGTTTTCTCGATGCAAAGGAGGAAGCCGGACGGCTGATGCCTGCGCTGAAGTTGATCCGTGATGAATTTCCCGATACGATCCTTTCGGTCGATACATTTTATGCAGATGTGGCGAAAGAGGCTGTAGAAAAGTATGGAGTGAACATCATCAACGATATTTCGGGAGGGCAGATAGATGAGCAGATGTTTCCGGTTGTGGCTCAGCTGAATGTCCCTTATATTCTGATGCATATGCGTGGTACACCGCAGACAATGCAACAGTTCATCCACTATGATAATTTTATTCAGGATATCCTTTACTATTTCTCTGAACGCAAGGCAAAATTGAATCAGATCGGGGTAAATGATGTGATCATAGATCCCGGTTTCGGATTCAGTAAAACGGTATCTCAAAATTACGAATTGATGGCTTATCTGAAATATTTTCATATCTTTGAGGAACCTATACTGGTAGGAATATCGCGAAAATCGATGATCTACAAGCTGCTTGGGATCACACCGGAAGAAAGCCTTAACGGCACATCTGTTCTCAATGCGGTGGCATTGCTTTCCGGAGCCGGCATCCTGCGGGTGCATGATGTGAAAGAGGCTGTAGAGTGTGTGAAAATCATCGAAAACGTTCAATTTTATTCATAAAGAAATATGTTCATACATTTTGGAATAAAAGATTTCATTGATGTAGTGCTGGTGGCGCTACTTCTTTATTATCTGTTCCGGTTGGTGAAGATCTCGGGGATGCGTCCCCTTTTTCTCGGAATCCTGGTTTTCATGGTAATCTGGATTCTGGTCTCACGGATATTTAATATGGTATTGCTCGGATCTATTCTCGACCAATTTGTGAGTGTGGGGCTTTTCCTATTGGTAATTCTTTTTCAGGATGAGATTCGACGTTTTTTAATGTCACTCGGATCCAAGAAAGGATGGAATTTTATCACAAAACTGTTCTTTCCTGATAAACAGAAGAATGATAAGTCGTACCTGACACCTATTGTGCTCGCTTGTATGAACATGTCAAAAACAAACACAGGTGCACTGATTGCTATTCAAGGCGATCTTCATTTAGGACTTTATGAACAGACCGGTGAGATTGTCAATGCCGATATATCGTCGAGACTTATCGAGAATATATTTTTCAAGAACAGCCCTTTGCATGACGGGGCCATGATCGTTGTCGGAAAGAAGATTAAAGCTGCGGGATGTATTTTGCCTATCTCCCAGAACCCTAATATACCCACCCACCTTGGATTACGACACCGAGCCGGATTGGGGATATCCCAGGAAACTGACGCCAGAGTGATTATCGTTTCCGAAGAGAGAGGGAAGATATCGTTTGCATCACAGGGACGACTCAAAATGAATATTTCACCGGAGGACCTGCAACGTTTGTTGTTGGAAGACTAACCTAATGTGTCGTTGTGATTAATTACTAATTTGTAATTGGTAATTTTCAATATTATGATTTTAAAAGAACTTTCCCTTATTAATTATAAAAACCTGACTCAGGCAGATCTTACTTTGTCACCCAAGATGAATTGTTTCATCGGAAACAATGGAATGGGGAAGACCAATCTGCTTGATGCCATTTATTATCTCTCCTTTTGCAGAAGTTACACCAATCCTGTGGATTCGCAGATCATAAGACATGGTGAAGAGGTTTGTTTGTTGCAGGGGAAGTATGAGTTTGAGGATGATACCAAAGAGGAGGTCTATTGTGCTATCCGTCGCCGGCAAAAGAAACAGTTCAAGCGCAATAAGAAAGAATATGAACGGCTTTCAGGCCATATCGGGTTAATTCCTCTGGTAATGATATCTCCGGCCGATAATGAACTGATTACAGGTGGAAGCGAGGTGCGCCGCAGATTTATGGATATGGCTGTATCCCAGTTTGACAAGGAGTATCTGCGTGCTTTACTAAGGTATAATAAAACATTACAGCAACGCAATGTGTTGTTGAAAAATGAGGAATCGCTTATCGATTTCACTTTGTTGGATCTCTGGGAAGAGCAGATGGCCGAAGCCGGAGCCTTCATTTATAATAAAAGGAAAGAATTTATTGAGGAATTTACTCCTATCTTCAATCAATTCTATGCGAATATCAGTCAATCGGGAGAACAGGTCTCCTTCAGCTATACTTCTCAATTGGATGATGCTGATTTCCTTGAAAAGTTGAGACATAACAGGCAGCGTGATGTCTATCTCGGTCATACTTCGGTGGGTATTCACCGTGATGAACTGGAGATGTTACTTGATGGCTATCCTATCAAAAAGGTGGGATCACAGGGGCAGAACAAGACCTATTTTGTTTCACTGAAACTGGCTCAGTTTCACTTCCTGTTGAAAACGGGCAGGACAACGCCTATCCTGTTGTTGGATGATATTTTCGACCGGCTTGATGCGAAAAGGGTAGAGGAGATTGTAAAATTGGTTTCAGGATCGGAATTTGGACAAATATTCATATCGGACACCAACAGGGGATCGCTTGATAAGATATTGGCGAGGGTTAATAACAACTCACATATCTATTCTGTAGTGGATGGCGAGATAAACCTGATGAAAGATTAGTCTGTATGCAGAAGAAAAATGCTCAATCGTTGTCAGAAGC
This window of the Proteiniphilum saccharofermentans genome carries:
- a CDS encoding carboxypeptidase-like regulatory domain-containing protein; protein product: MNNLFRLILFFCLLSTSSLLSGNAAQPDSTYLIRGRVLGGDTNEPLVNASVSVQQVNVSSVTNQDGYFSIRVPASTKNSQLLIRYLGYENRNIPIITLIDNPNNHITLKPSPIELSEVVVVSGDGKELIKEALQRIPQNYPDNPHMMVAFYRESVKKGSNYISLVETVLDIYKATYSSYSNDQAKIYIGRKATDISPRDTVLLKFQGGISDALMLDIAKNPEIVFGTDASEYQFHIEGLININDKPHYVISFAPHPGIKEILFRGNIYLDAASLAFARMEFNMNVEDRKDAANIFIRRKPSKMRVDVNKAQYVVDFTESDGKWFFNYSSTEVSFRVRWTNRFFGLFATTYTISSEMAITDRYDNNVVKFPRNERIRSTDVIAEKVEHFLDPDFWGEYNVIEPNQEIMDAVKRLSGKLRRRAD
- the nadB gene encoding L-aspartate oxidase, producing the protein MVYRYDFLVIGSGIAGMSYALKVAKHGRVAIAAKNSLEDANTYYAQGGIASVTNPWDNFEKHIADTLDAGAGLCDVEVVEKVVREAPDQIRELIRWGVDFDKDDKGNFDLHREGGHSEFRILHHKDNTGAEIQDSLIETIRKHPNIDVFDHHFAIEALTQHHLGQVVTRHTSGIECYGAYILNQETNEIDTFLARVTMMATGGIGCIYQTTTNPLVATGDGIAMVARAKGEIKGMEFVQFHPTALYHPGARPSFLITEAIRGYGGVLKTLDGEEFMRKYDKRGSLAPRDIVARAIDTEMKEKGFEHLFLDVTHKEPEETRKHFPTIYEKCLSYGIDITKDMIPVAPAAHYLCGGIKVNMDGETSISRLYANGECACTGLHGANRLASNSLIEAVVFADAAAKHSIPLFRQYPFREDIPSWNAEGVTSPEEMVLITQSYREVGQIMSSYVGIVRSDLRLQRALSRLNILFRETEDLFQRSVVSRDICELRNIIKVGYMVIKQAMARKESRGLHYTVDYPGQNPDSVL
- the folP gene encoding dihydropteroate synthase, producing MKTININGQLLDFSTPRVMGIVNVTPDSFFSGSRTEAANEIIKRCAQILREGGTMIDVGAQSTSPASRFLDAKEEAGRLMPALKLIRDEFPDTILSVDTFYADVAKEAVEKYGVNIINDISGGQIDEQMFPVVAQLNVPYILMHMRGTPQTMQQFIHYDNFIQDILYYFSERKAKLNQIGVNDVIIDPGFGFSKTVSQNYELMAYLKYFHIFEEPILVGISRKSMIYKLLGITPEESLNGTSVLNAVALLSGAGILRVHDVKEAVECVKIIENVQFYS
- the cdaA gene encoding diadenylate cyclase CdaA, which gives rise to MFIHFGIKDFIDVVLVALLLYYLFRLVKISGMRPLFLGILVFMVIWILVSRIFNMVLLGSILDQFVSVGLFLLVILFQDEIRRFLMSLGSKKGWNFITKLFFPDKQKNDKSYLTPIVLACMNMSKTNTGALIAIQGDLHLGLYEQTGEIVNADISSRLIENIFFKNSPLHDGAMIVVGKKIKAAGCILPISQNPNIPTHLGLRHRAGLGISQETDARVIIVSEERGKISFASQGRLKMNISPEDLQRLLLED
- the recF gene encoding DNA replication/repair protein RecF (All proteins in this family for which functions are known are DNA-binding proteins that assist the filamentation of RecA onto DNA for the initiation of recombination or recombinational repair.) codes for the protein MILKELSLINYKNLTQADLTLSPKMNCFIGNNGMGKTNLLDAIYYLSFCRSYTNPVDSQIIRHGEEVCLLQGKYEFEDDTKEEVYCAIRRRQKKQFKRNKKEYERLSGHIGLIPLVMISPADNELITGGSEVRRRFMDMAVSQFDKEYLRALLRYNKTLQQRNVLLKNEESLIDFTLLDLWEEQMAEAGAFIYNKRKEFIEEFTPIFNQFYANISQSGEQVSFSYTSQLDDADFLEKLRHNRQRDVYLGHTSVGIHRDELEMLLDGYPIKKVGSQGQNKTYFVSLKLAQFHFLLKTGRTTPILLLDDIFDRLDAKRVEEIVKLVSGSEFGQIFISDTNRGSLDKILARVNNNSHIYSVVDGEINLMKD